The following are from one region of the Nicotiana tomentosiformis chromosome 7, ASM39032v3, whole genome shotgun sequence genome:
- the LOC104094117 gene encoding kinesin-like protein KIN-12F produces the protein MSENRFLGNISASSIRNLLPKSVSTKKKLNSSRFKHKMNSENVAPIDPNIQITDPPLLPTSSILKKPVVDTDYTSEDLTRTEALERTLEAPDSPVKVVVRIRPANGNESGSQAVRKVSDTSVYVADRKFNFDMVFDSNSTQEDIFQSVGAPLVKDALAGYNTSLLAYGQTGSGKTYTMWGPPSSMVEVPSPIGLQGIVPRIFQTLFSSIQREQENSEGKQINYQCRCSFLEIYEEHIGDLLDPTQRNLKIMDDPRVGFYVENLTEEYVSTYEDVTQILIKGLSSRKVGSTNINSKSSRSHIVFTCIIESWCKESSSKCFGSSKMSRMNLVDLAGFERFIPDDASKLFVKEGKHVKKSTSQLGRLVNVLSERSQSGKFDDVSYSSSALTHLMRESLGGNAKLAVICAVTPENKHNSETISTLRFGKRVKLMPNEPLVNEISEDDVNGLSDQIRQLKEELIRARSSTSISVGSNGYFRGPNVRESLNQLRVSLNRSLILPSIDNDREEEIHINEDDIKELQLQIDNLRGSHGDNSKETLEKKDSLKYSSGESEHYLSCSEESGNEEINSEETLEETQNNADQEMEIMQPEYCNSISISPRRGSAVLQGPVLSESPKFRSTQRKSLIVSSEDDIQCSSKSPELSPQPQGDLVQSSLRSSRIFPGPTESLAASLHRGLEIIDYHQRNSASNRSLVSFSFEHLAVKPSPLSNDKANSSVQTSSAEGLTSRLLATSFVCAKCNRKATSSSDVQGSLRTSWMVPVEGASSDQVPEDPEKVLFQALEREKQLESVCKDQADTIEQLNQRLVQCKCTIEPSSLIECGKVVEFKDYEKQASIIYQNGSQSLNNPKLLKWDDEESPDPEAVKEKYEIKEIQGDVDHCGGKRLFDMAERETLLKEIEGLRSQLQSHNGASTNKSIERTRSSLLAQSMQLRKSGAYPKSSGEELEKERERWTEMESEWICLTDELRIDLEAHRRRAEKVAMELMLEKKCTEELDDALKRSVLGQARMIEHYAELQDKYNDLAEKHKLILQGIQDVKMAAAKAGRKGHGARFAKSLAAELSALRVEREREREMLKKENRSLRAQLKDTAEAVHAAGELLVRLREAEETASVAEENFTKSKEENEKLKKQIEKLKRKHKMEMITMKQYLAESRLPEAALRPPLYREDSDVANSETVQHHEYDDDQAWRAEFGAIYQERI, from the exons ATGTCAGAGAACAGATTCTTAGGCAACATTTCAGCCTCATCAATCCGGAACCTCCTCCCGAAATCAGTTTCAACTAAGAAAAAATTGAATTCAAGCCGCTTTAAACATAAAATGAACAGTGAAAATGTTGCTCCTATAGATCCCAACATTCAGATCACCGATCCCCCTCTTCTACCTACAAGTTCTATCCTCAAAAAACCCGTGGTTGATACTGATTATACATCGGAAGATCTCACCAGAACTGAAGCCCTGGAACGAACTCTAGAAGCTCCTGACTCACCAGTCAAG GTAGTTGTAAGGATTAGACCTGCCAATGGTAATGAGAGTGGAAGCCAAGCGGTTCGCAAAGTTTCTGATACTTCAGTATACGTTGCTGATCGAAAGTTTAACTTTGACATGGTTTTTGATTCCAATTCAACTCAG GAAGACATATTTCAATCAGTTGGTGCCCCTTTAGTTAAGGATGCATTGGCAGGTTACAATACTTCTCTCTTAGCTTATGGACAG ACTGGAAGTGGCAAGACATATACGATGTGGGGACCTCCTAGTTCCATGGTTGAAGTTCCATCACCTATTGGTCTTCAAGGCATTGTTCCGCGCATTTTCCAGACGTTGTTTTCTAGTATTCAGAGA GAGCAAGAGAACTCTGAAGGTAAACAGATAAATTACCAGTGTCGTTGCTCATTCCTAGAG ATATATGAAGAACATATTGGGGATCTACTCGATCCTACACAGCGAAACTTAAAG ATAATGGACGATCCAAGGGTTGGATTCTATGTTGAAAACTTGACTGAAGAATACGTGTCTACCTATGAGGACGTCACCCAGATATTGATTAAG GGCCTTTCAAGCAGAAAAGTTGGATCGACGAACATAAACTCGAAGAGTTCAAGGTCCCACATTGTTTTTACCTGCATCATTGAATCCTGGTGCAAG GAGTCCTCATCAAAGTGTTTTGGTAGTTCAAAGATGAGCAGAATGAACCTTGTTGATCTTGCTggatttgaaagatttatacctGATGATGCTAGTAAACTGTTTGTTAAGGAAGGGAAGCACGTAAAGAAGTCCACATCACAGCTCGG GCGTTTGGTAAATGTCCTTTCTGAAAGGAGCCAGTCCGGGAAATTTGATGATGTTTCCTATAGCAGTTCCGCTTTGACTCATTTAATGAGAGAATCGCTTGGAGGGAATGCCAAACTCGCAGTGATATGTGCTGTCACCCCCGAAAACAA GCATAATAGTGAAACAATAAGCACTCTCAGATTTGGAAAACGGGTGAAACTCATGCCAAATGAGCCATTGGTAAATGAAATATCAGAAGATGATGTTAATGGCCTGAGTGATCAGATTCGCCAACTGAAG GAAGAGCTAATAAGAGCACGGTCAAGCACAAGCATTTCAGTTGGAAGCAATGGCTACTTCAGAGGACCAAATGTACGTGAAAGCTTGAATCAGTTGAGAGTGAGCCTTAACCGTTCACTGATCTTACCTAGCATAGATAATGATCGTGAAGAAGAGATTCACATCAATGAGGATGATATAAAAGAACTACAACTCCAGATTGATAACTTACGTGGTTCACATGGAGATAACTCAAAAGAAACACTTGAGAAGAAAGACTCCCTAAAATATTCTTCTGGAGAAAGTGAACACTATCTCAGCTGCTCAGAAGAGAGTGGAAATGAAGAAATTAACTCAGAAGAAACACTAGAGGAGACCCAAAATAATGCTGATCAAGAGATGGAAATAATGCAACCTGAGTACTGTAATAGCATCTCAATCAGCCCACGTCGCGGTTCTGCTGTTCTTCAGGGCCCTGTGTTATCTGAGTCGCCAAAGTTCCGAAGTACCCAGAGGAAAAGCTTAATTGTCTCCAGTGAAGATGATATCCAATGTTCTTCCAAAAGTCCAGAGTTGTCTCCCCAACCACAAGGTGACCTCGTCCAGTCTTCTTTGAGGTCCAGCAGAATATTTCCTGGGCCAACTGAGTCCTTGGCTGCCAGTCTGCATAGAGGTCTGGAGATCATTGACTATCACCAGAGGAACTCCGCATCAAATAGATCCTTAGTTTCCTTCTCTTTTGAACATTTGGCAGTTAAACCAAGCCCATTATCAAATGATAAGGCCAACTCTTCTGTTCAAACATCATCGGCAGAGGGACTAACTTCTCGTTTGTTAGCTACTTCATTTGTGTGTGCAAAGTGCAACAGGAAAGCAACTTCCTCTAGTGATGTTCAGGGTAGCCTTCGGACATCATGGATGGTCCCTGTGGAAGGGGCAAGTTCCGATCAAGTGCCTGAA GACCCAGAGAAAGTTCTGTTCCAAGCTCTAGAGAGAGAGAAGCAGCTTGAAAGCGTATGCAAGGATCAAGCAGACACAATTGAGCAGCTAAACCAACGA CTAGTCCAGTGTAAATGCACAATAGAACCAAGTTCCCTGATTGAATGTGGTAAGGTCGTTGAATTCAAGGACTATGAGAAGCAGGCTTCAATAATTTATCAGAATGGGAGTCAATCACTAAACAACCCAAAG CTTCTGAAATGGGATGATGAGGAAAGTCCTGATCCTGAAGCTGTAAAAGAGAAGTatgaaattaaagaaattcaGGGCGATGTGGATCATTGTGGTGGGAAAAGATTGTTTGATATGGCTGAGAGAGAAACACTACTAAAAGAAATTGAAGGTTTAAGGTCCCAATTGCAGTCACATAATGGAGCTTCTACAAATAAATCAATTGAAAGAACCAGATCCTCCTTATTGGCACAATCAATGCAGCTGAGAAAAAGTGGTGCATATCCTAAAAGTTCTGGTGAAGAACTTGAGAAGGAAAGAGAAAGATGGACCGAAATGGAGAGTGAGTGGATTTGTTTAACTGATGAACTGAGAATTGATCTCGAGGCTCACCGCCGGCGTGCAGAAAAGGTGGCAATGGAACTGATGTTGGAGAAGAAGTGTACAGAAGAGTTGGATGATGCCCTCAAAAGATCCGTCCTTGGGCAAGCCAGAATGATTGAGCATTATGCGGAATTACAGGATAAGTATAACGACTTAGCTGAGAAGCATAAGTTGATCTTGCAGGGGATACAAGATGTGAAAATGGCTGCAGCAAAAGCAGGAAGAAAAGGTCATGGTGCTCGTTTTGCCAAGTCTCTCGCTGCGGAGCTCTCAGCTTTGAGAGTGGAAAGGGAGAGGGAGAGGGAAATGCTGAAAAAGGAGAATAGAAGTCTTAGAGCTCAACTTAAAGACACTGCTGAAGCTGTTCACGCTGCTGGAGAACTTCTTGTTAGGTTGAGAGAAGCAGAGGAAACAGCTTCAGTTGCTGAG gaAAACTTTACAAAATCAAAGGAAGAGAATGAGAAATTAAAGAAGCAAATAGAGAAGCTGAAGAGAAAACATAAGATGGAGATGATAACAATGAAACAGTATCTTGCTGAGAGCCGATTGCCAGAAGCAGCATTGAGGCCGCCATTGTACAGGGAGGACTCAGATGTAGCAAACAGTGAAACCGTCCAACATCATGAATATGATGATGATCAAGCATGGAGAGCAGAATTTGGTGCCATTTACCAGGAACGCATATGA